The nucleotide window GCAATAAACGCAAATAGTAGAATGTAGTTTGATAATTTTCCAGAGTTGAAATTTGAACTGGTTTTCTCATTGTTAAACTGAGAAACCGTATCATTTTCAAGATCTTTTAAATCGTTTTTTAGATTTCTGAACTTTGTACTCATAGCGCCCCTATTTTATTCTGGGATGGCTACGAATCAAGAGTAAAAAAGATTCAAAAAATTAGTCAACAAGCTTAAGTGATTTATCTAAATCTCCAATCGTAAATGGCTTTACAATAAGATCTGTAAAATTTGTGCTTTTAGCTCGCTCGTAATTCAATTTGTCAGAATTCCCGGTAAGGTAAATCACCGCAGTATCTATCTGTTCTTTAATTTTTTCAACAGTTTCAATACCGTCCATTTCACCTTTTAAACGGATATCCATGAGTAAGATATCGGGGCTCTCTTTTATAGCTAGTTCTACTGCTTCTGGACCTGAGATCGCTTTTCCAACTACTTGATGTCCTAATTCACGAATCATATTCTCAACAACTAGAGAAATGATCATGTCGTCTTCAACTATGAGGACTTTTTTACTATTATTCATTTACCATCCTTTTTTCAAACAGTTATCGTCTACCCAATTTTAGGCCTTAAATTCATTAGTGAACTCTAACTGTCGATTTATAAGCTGTCAATCTAGCTAAATTTTTTAATAATTAAAGTATTTCTACAGATAAAACTTCCCCAGTTTTCACACTCACTTTCACATGCCATTTTGTGCTATCACTTTGTGATAGTTTAACCGGAACTATCCAGCATTTATGGATAGCCAATCCATCTTCTATAGGGATTGGAACGAAAGCTAAGGTAGGAGATTCTGTCAAATGCTCGTTTGTAATAGTCTGTCTAATCGTCTGCTGATTCTCGTTTTGATAACTCAATTCCATATTTAGAATCTTATTCTGCGCATCAAGATAACCAACTTCAGTAAATCCGGGATCGTTGAA belongs to Balneola vulgaris DSM 17893 and includes:
- a CDS encoding response regulator, which encodes MNNSKKVLIVEDDMIISLVVENMIRELGHQVVGKAISGPEAVELAIKESPDILLMDIRLKGEMDGIETVEKIKEQIDTAVIYLTGNSDKLNYERAKSTNFTDLIVKPFTIGDLDKSLKLVD